The following are encoded together in the Pedobacter steynii genome:
- a CDS encoding SulP family inorganic anion transporter, producing the protein MQNGNSIFSRLEVKKYILKKNLKHDLPSSIVVFLVALPLCLGIALASGAPLFAGLITGIVGGIVVSSLSGSQLSVSGPAAGLTAIVLGAIAQLGGYQTFLLAVVLAGVMQLILGLLKGGTIGNYFPSSVIEGMLAAIGLTLILKQLPHALGIDSDFFGDESFFQTDNENTFSAIGNAFSHFSLAAIVISGLSIAILIFWPKFKKLSVVPAPLLVVVLGIILTIVFQNTGYALQAKQMVEIPVVNGWSEFTALFTTPDFSKITDSKVWVVAATIAVVASLETLLSIEAIDKIDPIKRVSPTNRELIAQGAGNMVSGMLGGLPMTSVIVRSSANVNAGGRTKMSAIFHGGWLLLSLLFIPGIINMIPLACLAAILLVTGYKLTRVALFKHMFHKGWDQFIPFVITIIAVLLTDLLKGVAIGMLFSIFYLLRTNMRNPFFYKIQEEGNKKNLRIKLAEEVSFLNKAAIQVVLTKIPKETNVIIDGTNSRYIDPDVLETIFNYKHNAYTKGIIVSLENIKTQYIVPKLNSKIIEEINN; encoded by the coding sequence ATGCAGAATGGTAACTCAATCTTTTCAAGATTGGAAGTGAAAAAGTATATATTAAAAAAGAATTTAAAACACGATTTACCTTCGAGTATTGTCGTGTTCCTGGTAGCCCTGCCTTTATGTCTGGGAATAGCCCTGGCCTCTGGAGCGCCATTGTTTGCCGGTCTTATTACCGGTATCGTAGGAGGAATTGTTGTATCTAGCCTAAGTGGGTCTCAATTGAGTGTCAGTGGACCTGCCGCCGGTTTAACAGCCATAGTTTTAGGTGCAATAGCTCAGTTAGGGGGATACCAGACATTTTTACTGGCAGTTGTGCTTGCCGGTGTAATGCAGCTGATCCTCGGCTTATTAAAAGGAGGAACTATAGGTAATTATTTTCCCTCAAGCGTAATCGAAGGAATGCTTGCCGCTATTGGTTTAACGTTGATCCTTAAACAACTTCCTCATGCTTTGGGCATAGATTCAGATTTTTTTGGTGATGAAAGTTTCTTCCAGACAGACAATGAAAACACTTTCTCTGCAATTGGAAATGCCTTTAGTCATTTTAGCTTAGCGGCAATTGTGATTAGTGGATTGTCTATTGCGATTCTGATTTTTTGGCCTAAGTTCAAGAAACTGAGCGTCGTTCCTGCGCCCCTGCTGGTGGTAGTACTTGGTATTATTTTAACGATTGTATTCCAGAATACAGGATATGCATTACAGGCCAAACAAATGGTGGAAATTCCGGTAGTTAACGGATGGTCTGAATTTACAGCCTTGTTTACTACTCCGGATTTCTCGAAGATTACAGATTCTAAAGTATGGGTAGTCGCAGCAACAATTGCAGTAGTGGCCAGTCTGGAGACTTTGTTAAGTATTGAAGCGATAGATAAAATTGATCCGATTAAAAGGGTATCGCCAACCAACAGAGAGCTGATAGCCCAAGGTGCCGGAAATATGGTGAGTGGTATGTTGGGTGGTTTGCCAATGACCTCAGTAATTGTAAGGAGTTCTGCTAACGTAAACGCAGGAGGAAGAACTAAAATGTCTGCGATTTTTCATGGAGGATGGTTACTTTTGTCCTTGTTATTTATCCCCGGTATCATCAATATGATTCCCTTGGCCTGTCTGGCAGCGATTCTATTGGTAACCGGTTATAAATTAACACGTGTTGCCTTATTCAAACATATGTTTCATAAAGGTTGGGACCAGTTCATACCGTTTGTAATCACGATCATCGCCGTGTTATTGACCGACTTGTTAAAAGGTGTGGCGATAGGGATGTTATTCTCCATCTTCTACCTGCTGCGTACCAATATGCGGAACCCGTTCTTTTACAAAATTCAGGAAGAAGGCAATAAGAAGAACCTACGGATAAAACTTGCAGAAGAGGTCTCATTTTTAAATAAAGCTGCCATTCAGGTGGTATTGACTAAAATTCCTAAAGAAACAAACGTGATCATTGACGGAACAAATTCCAGATATATCGATCCCGATGTGTTAGAGACCATTTTTAATTATAAGCATAACGCTTATACTAAGGGGATTATAGTAAGTTTAGAGAACATTAAAACACAATATATTGTTCCGAAGTTGAACAGTAAAATTATAGAAGAAATTAATAATTAG
- the can gene encoding carbonate dehydratase → MCAKLETPETKQITYEGLLQGNKDWVAATLAEDPQYFDRLSAGQKPPILWIGCSDSRVPANQITNTAPGDIFVHRNIANVVVHTDMNMLSVLDYAVNVLEVEHVIVCGHYGCGGVEAAMGNRPVGIIDNWLRNIKDTYRLHADELDAITDSKKRAARLVELNVVEGVFNLSKTSIVQGRWANGKKLSLHGWAYSLSTGLISDLGVSCDSNDHIKSVFRIEGLEIAK, encoded by the coding sequence ATGTGCGCAAAATTAGAAACACCAGAGACAAAACAAATTACTTACGAAGGATTATTACAGGGAAATAAAGACTGGGTGGCTGCCACCTTAGCGGAAGATCCTCAATATTTTGATCGTTTATCTGCCGGACAAAAACCCCCCATCTTATGGATTGGTTGTTCTGACAGTCGTGTTCCTGCAAACCAGATTACAAATACTGCTCCGGGTGATATCTTTGTTCATCGTAACATTGCCAATGTGGTTGTTCATACTGATATGAACATGTTGAGCGTATTGGATTATGCAGTAAACGTATTGGAAGTAGAACATGTGATCGTATGTGGTCATTATGGCTGTGGTGGTGTGGAAGCTGCTATGGGCAACAGACCGGTGGGCATCATCGACAACTGGTTGAGAAACATTAAGGACACTTACAGATTACATGCCGATGAGCTCGATGCAATCACAGATTCTAAGAAAAGAGCGGCGAGATTGGTCGAGTTAAACGTGGTAGAAGGCGTATTCAACCTGAGCAAAACATCTATTGTTCAGGGCAGATGGGCTAATGGTAAAAAATTGAGCCTGCATGGATGGGCTTATAGCCTTTCCACAGGTTTAATCTCTGACCTTGGTGTCTCTTGCGATAGCAACGACCATATTAAATCTGTATTTCGCATCGAAGGTTTAGAAATAGCAAAATAA
- the pruA gene encoding L-glutamate gamma-semialdehyde dehydrogenase, with translation MLKGFFNVPTPINEPILGYAPGSKERELLKAAIADARSKKIDIPMYIDGKEVHTENKGKATPPHDHQHILAEYSKGNKDHVKQAIDAALAAKANWENLAWEHRAAIFLKAADLIAGPYRYKLNAATMLGQSKNAYQAEIDSACELIDFLRFNVSYMSEIYKQQPPVSPKGSWNRVEQRPLEGFVFALTPFNFTAIAGNLPTSAAMMGNVVVWKPANTQIYSANVLMQIFREAGLPDGVINLVYVSGPEAGEVIFNHPDFAGIHFTGSTGVFQDIWKTIGNNIHKFKTYPRIVGETGGKDFILVHGSAEAESSSTAIIRGAFEYQGQKCSAASRVYVAKSIWPKVKEFMLRDLATFKMGGTEDFGNFINAVIDGNSFDKLTKYIEEAKNDKSVEIIAGGNYDKSKGYFIEPTVLVVEDPKYVTMCEELFGPVLTLHVYDDKDFDQILDVVDSTSIYALTGAVIAQDRYAIEKATHRLRNAAGNFYINDKCTGAVVGQQPFGGARGSGTNDKAGSMINLLRWVSPRTIKETFDPPKDYRYPFLSND, from the coding sequence ATGCTTAAAGGATTTTTTAACGTACCAACTCCGATCAATGAGCCGATTTTAGGCTATGCTCCCGGAAGTAAAGAACGTGAACTTTTGAAGGCTGCAATAGCCGATGCCCGCTCTAAAAAAATCGATATCCCAATGTACATTGATGGGAAGGAAGTGCATACCGAAAACAAAGGAAAAGCGACTCCTCCACACGATCATCAACATATTCTTGCAGAATACAGCAAGGGGAATAAAGACCATGTAAAACAAGCTATTGATGCCGCTTTGGCTGCAAAAGCAAACTGGGAGAACCTGGCCTGGGAACATCGTGCAGCAATCTTCTTAAAAGCAGCGGACCTTATTGCAGGACCGTATCGTTATAAACTGAATGCAGCAACGATGTTGGGGCAATCAAAAAATGCTTATCAGGCAGAGATTGATTCGGCATGTGAACTGATCGACTTCCTTCGTTTTAACGTGAGTTATATGTCGGAAATCTATAAACAACAACCTCCGGTTTCTCCTAAAGGATCATGGAACAGAGTAGAGCAACGTCCTTTAGAAGGATTTGTGTTCGCTTTAACTCCATTCAACTTTACTGCCATTGCAGGAAACCTGCCAACATCCGCAGCAATGATGGGAAATGTGGTAGTTTGGAAACCAGCAAATACACAAATTTATTCTGCAAATGTGTTGATGCAAATCTTCAGAGAAGCAGGATTGCCTGACGGCGTAATCAATCTGGTATACGTATCCGGACCTGAGGCAGGCGAAGTGATCTTTAATCACCCTGACTTTGCAGGTATTCACTTTACAGGATCTACCGGCGTATTCCAGGATATCTGGAAAACAATTGGAAACAATATCCATAAATTTAAGACTTACCCACGTATTGTTGGTGAAACAGGTGGTAAAGATTTTATCCTTGTTCACGGTTCAGCGGAAGCAGAATCGTCCAGCACAGCCATCATTCGTGGCGCATTTGAGTACCAGGGACAAAAATGTTCTGCTGCTTCACGTGTTTATGTTGCAAAAAGCATCTGGCCTAAAGTCAAAGAATTTATGCTTCGTGATTTAGCGACCTTCAAAATGGGCGGAACAGAAGATTTTGGTAATTTCATTAATGCGGTAATCGATGGCAACTCTTTCGATAAACTGACGAAATACATTGAAGAAGCTAAAAATGATAAATCTGTGGAGATCATTGCCGGCGGAAACTATGACAAATCAAAAGGATACTTTATTGAACCTACGGTATTGGTAGTAGAGGACCCTAAGTATGTAACGATGTGTGAAGAATTATTCGGTCCGGTATTGACTTTACATGTTTATGATGATAAAGACTTCGATCAGATCTTAGATGTGGTAGACAGTACTTCTATCTATGCCTTAACAGGTGCAGTGATTGCTCAGGATCGTTATGCGATTGAAAAAGCAACACATCGTTTGAGAAATGCTGCAGGTAACTTCTACATCAATGATAAATGTACAGGTGCAGTTGTTGGTCAACAGCCATTTGGCGGTGCCAGAGGTTCAGGTACAAACGATAAAGCAGGATCAATGATCAATCTTTTACGTTGGGTCTCCCCACGTACGATCAAAGAAACTTTCGATCCACCAAAAGATTATCGTTACCCGTTCTTGTCTAACGACTAG
- the lpxK gene encoding tetraacyldisaccharide 4'-kinase produces MIKYLRLLLFPFSILYGIVVFVRNKLYDARIFQSEGFDIPVICVGNLVVGGSGKSPVTEYLVRLFPDHKIAILSRGYGRKTQGFILADESATAEKIGDEPMQFYRKFPEITVAVCEDRVKGVQLLKEQHDLIILDDAFQHRAIRPGFSILLFEFEKLLNPQFLLPAGNLRETFSGYKRTQSILITKTPEGISPAQEEKCMGKFEQPWKDQTVFSTLEYQQLVPLISGEKRSCSTISEKTAVFLLTGIANPKPLLLHLNQYSRDIRHHDYPDHYRFKEKDILELITAFESDPSEEKIIITTEKDAQRLLGDTLKELLLNLPIFYLPIQIGIRAKDKTTFDQKILDYVSSHTRNR; encoded by the coding sequence ATGATTAAATACCTAAGGTTACTGTTATTTCCTTTTTCCATCCTTTACGGGATTGTGGTTTTTGTGAGAAATAAGCTATATGATGCCCGGATTTTTCAATCTGAGGGTTTCGATATTCCTGTGATTTGTGTGGGGAATCTTGTAGTTGGAGGATCAGGTAAAAGTCCTGTGACAGAGTACCTTGTTCGTCTTTTTCCCGATCATAAGATTGCAATTTTAAGCAGAGGCTACGGCCGGAAGACCCAGGGTTTTATTCTCGCTGATGAAAGTGCAACGGCCGAAAAAATCGGCGATGAACCGATGCAGTTTTACCGGAAATTTCCGGAAATCACGGTGGCCGTTTGCGAAGATCGGGTAAAGGGCGTTCAGCTTTTAAAAGAACAGCATGACCTGATCATTCTGGATGATGCTTTTCAGCACCGTGCTATTCGGCCTGGATTCAGTATCCTGTTGTTCGAGTTTGAGAAATTACTTAACCCACAGTTCCTCTTGCCAGCCGGGAATCTGAGAGAAACTTTTTCAGGATATAAAAGGACCCAATCTATACTAATCACCAAAACACCTGAAGGGATAAGTCCCGCGCAGGAAGAAAAATGTATGGGTAAATTCGAGCAGCCGTGGAAAGATCAGACCGTATTTTCAACGCTGGAGTATCAGCAGCTTGTTCCCCTGATCAGCGGAGAAAAACGCAGCTGCTCCACTATTTCAGAAAAAACAGCCGTTTTCCTACTCACTGGAATAGCCAATCCCAAACCATTGTTGTTGCATTTAAATCAGTATAGCAGGGATATCCGTCATCATGATTATCCAGATCATTACCGTTTTAAAGAAAAGGATATTCTGGAGCTGATTACTGCTTTTGAAAGTGATCCTTCAGAAGAAAAAATCATCATCACAACAGAAAAGGATGCACAGCGTTTATTAGGTGATACTTTAAAAGAATTACTGTTAAATTTACCGATCTTTTATTTACCCATTCAGATAGGGATAAGAGCAAAAGATAAAACTACATTTGATCAAAAGATTTTAGATTATGTTTCAAGTCATACACGAAACCGTTGA
- a CDS encoding purine-nucleoside phosphorylase produces the protein MFQVIHETVEYLKCKTENFQPEIGIVLGTGLGGLVSEIEVTHQLMYSNIPNFPISTLEFHSGKLIFGTLNGKRVVAMQGRLHYYEGYSMQQITFPIRVMKALGIAHLFVSNAAGSLNKDFKKGDLMVINDHINLQPESPLRGRNDSDMGPRFPDMSQPYQRSLVKKALEIAKENEITCHQGVYIAVTGPNLETKAEYNYLRIIGGDAVGMSTVPEVIVANHMSIPVFAISVLTDEGFTEVLQPVSLDEIIETARIAEPKMTKILSQLISTL, from the coding sequence ATGTTTCAAGTCATACACGAAACCGTTGAATATTTAAAGTGTAAAACAGAAAATTTCCAGCCAGAAATTGGTATTGTTTTAGGAACAGGCCTGGGCGGACTGGTTAGTGAAATAGAAGTTACCCATCAGCTGATGTATTCTAATATCCCTAATTTTCCGATTTCTACCCTGGAGTTTCATTCCGGTAAGCTGATATTTGGTACCCTGAATGGGAAAAGGGTGGTGGCCATGCAGGGCAGGTTGCACTATTATGAAGGATATAGCATGCAGCAGATCACCTTTCCGATCCGCGTGATGAAAGCGCTGGGAATTGCCCACCTTTTTGTATCCAATGCTGCGGGCTCCCTGAATAAAGATTTTAAAAAGGGCGACCTGATGGTGATCAATGACCATATCAACCTTCAGCCAGAGAGTCCTTTGCGTGGCAGAAATGATTCGGATATGGGACCCCGTTTCCCGGATATGAGTCAGCCTTATCAGCGCTCTTTAGTGAAAAAAGCACTGGAAATTGCCAAAGAAAATGAAATTACCTGTCACCAGGGCGTATACATTGCCGTAACCGGGCCAAACCTGGAAACAAAAGCAGAATACAATTACCTCAGAATTATCGGAGGTGATGCAGTAGGCATGAGCACGGTTCCTGAAGTCATCGTAGCCAACCATATGAGTATCCCTGTGTTTGCCATTTCCGTATTAACTGATGAAGGTTTTACCGAAGTGTTACAACCGGTGAGCCTGGATGAGATTATTGAGACAGCGAGAATTGCTGAACCTAAAATGACAAAAATACTGAGCCAATTAATCTCGACTTTATAA
- a CDS encoding putative porin, which produces MYKNIALFVFCFFLLGTGQLFAQDLKTSVNDNKLLDSLRKKEESGLDSVIFTSRFIRYTTLKLTKDSIQTVALDTSLNGFQNFSIIAQPRRPTIGTGNLGLAAMPMLFEPLKTIGFDAGFHSLDFYAIGHDDIKYYQARTPYTNLYFASAGETEAVFRVTHSQNIKKNWNIGANFNRIGANGYYTRQRGDHLNADLFTWYQSPNKRYNLFVNAIFNTLKARENGSVRNDKIYEKTSETFGLDHMSESVRLADAGHIYRANTFMIKQTYFVGRIDSLAQEISQKILPTNKIAYTFKYNQNSYTFHKGSADDGTAIPAGTVDLAFTYDSTRYVNVQNEFIYSFFLRSKGNSVIKNELKLDAGIRHDFYKYNQGVYYADKKISYYDFRSTFQNITLLGSAGYRFSNRIDLNVDLQQIFQGRNSGDFLYEAKSNVMLSKSVGRIVLGGYFQNKSPEEVYTRYFGNHYNWKEAFNRTKTINLSFKYLNDKLKFEAGAEYYLINDYLYFKAASGSVTAPDSLGNATNANNIVPAQLGSVNLLKITLGKKLNFGKFNLDSYLVYQKTDNPDILRTPEVYAFASFYIDHTFFKTLKTNVGFDIRYNTPYKNYSYSAPAGQFYVGEGRTFDSTPILDVWVKASLRKANLFVKTDYANQGLLSRGYYSVNRYPMMDRVMLKFGVSWSFYD; this is translated from the coding sequence ATGTATAAAAACATTGCCTTATTTGTTTTTTGCTTTTTCCTTTTAGGGACCGGGCAGTTATTTGCCCAGGATTTAAAGACCAGTGTGAACGACAATAAATTACTGGACTCTTTAAGGAAAAAAGAAGAATCAGGATTGGACTCCGTTATTTTTACTTCCCGCTTTATCCGTTACACCACGCTGAAGCTCACTAAAGATAGCATTCAGACCGTAGCATTGGATACCAGTTTAAATGGTTTTCAGAATTTCAGCATTATCGCACAACCAAGAAGGCCTACCATCGGAACCGGAAACCTGGGGCTGGCTGCAATGCCCATGCTTTTTGAGCCCTTAAAGACGATCGGTTTTGATGCCGGATTCCATTCCCTGGATTTCTATGCAATCGGGCATGACGACATTAAATACTATCAGGCCAGAACACCATATACCAATCTTTACTTCGCCTCCGCGGGAGAAACAGAAGCCGTATTCAGAGTGACCCACTCTCAGAACATTAAGAAAAACTGGAATATAGGTGCCAATTTCAACCGGATAGGGGCCAATGGATATTATACCCGGCAAAGGGGGGATCACCTGAATGCAGATCTTTTTACCTGGTACCAAAGTCCGAATAAGCGGTATAATTTATTCGTAAATGCTATTTTTAATACCCTGAAAGCACGGGAGAACGGATCAGTACGTAATGATAAAATATATGAAAAGACTTCTGAGACGTTTGGTTTAGATCACATGTCTGAAAGTGTAAGATTGGCGGATGCAGGGCACATTTACAGGGCAAATACATTTATGATCAAACAGACCTATTTTGTGGGAAGAATAGATAGTCTGGCACAGGAGATCAGTCAAAAGATCCTGCCTACAAATAAGATTGCTTATACATTTAAGTACAACCAAAATTCCTATACCTTCCACAAGGGCTCTGCTGATGATGGTACTGCAATACCCGCAGGTACAGTAGACCTGGCGTTTACCTATGATAGTACCAGATATGTCAATGTACAAAATGAATTTATTTATAGTTTTTTTCTGCGTTCAAAAGGAAATTCTGTAATTAAAAACGAGCTGAAACTGGATGCGGGGATCAGACATGATTTTTATAAATACAACCAGGGGGTATATTACGCGGATAAAAAGATCAGTTATTACGACTTCAGATCGACTTTTCAGAACATCACCTTACTGGGCTCAGCCGGTTACCGGTTTAGTAACCGTATTGACCTGAATGTAGATTTACAGCAAATTTTTCAGGGAAGAAATAGCGGGGATTTTCTCTATGAAGCAAAGAGTAATGTGATGCTGAGTAAGTCCGTTGGCCGGATTGTACTGGGTGGATATTTCCAGAACAAGTCTCCGGAAGAGGTATATACCAGGTATTTCGGAAACCATTACAATTGGAAAGAAGCGTTTAACAGAACAAAGACCATTAACCTGTCCTTTAAATACCTGAATGACAAGCTAAAATTTGAAGCAGGTGCGGAATACTACCTGATCAATGATTACCTGTATTTTAAAGCAGCATCGGGCTCTGTTACCGCTCCTGATTCATTGGGAAATGCCACCAATGCAAACAATATTGTTCCTGCCCAATTGGGAAGTGTGAACCTCTTGAAAATTACCCTGGGTAAAAAGCTGAATTTTGGCAAGTTCAATCTGGACAGTTATCTGGTTTATCAGAAAACAGATAATCCGGATATCTTAAGAACCCCTGAAGTTTATGCCTTTGCCAGCTTCTATATAGATCATACCTTTTTCAAGACTTTAAAAACCAATGTTGGATTTGACATCCGTTACAATACTCCTTATAAAAACTATTCTTATTCTGCTCCTGCGGGGCAGTTTTACGTAGGGGAGGGTAGAACCTTTGATTCTACACCCATTCTTGACGTTTGGGTAAAAGCAAGTTTAAGGAAAGCGAACCTCTTTGTAAAAACAGATTATGCTAACCAGGGTTTATTGTCCAGAGGTTATTATTCTGTGAACCGTTATCCGATGATGGACCGTGTGATGCTGAAGTTCGGTGTAAGCTGGAGTTTCTACGACTAA
- a CDS encoding asparagine synthetase B — protein sequence MALKKIYLLFFLLTLSLGLKASSILIFMDEDQKNHLKAYGIAYWSIKQKADVSWLLNYRGGSFLIQYNKGIEDECKTRGVSYQVLADGKVTAILNEISDPEVNMEVVKLEKSPKIAVYSPKSKLPWDDAVTMVLTYAEIPYDVVYDDEVLKDKLSGYDWLHLHHEDFTGQYGRFWSAFRNATWYRDDVKNQEATAKRNGFNKVSEMKLAVAKRIKEFCAGGGFLFAMCSGTDSFDIALSAEGVDICESMFDGDSADPQAQAKLNFNKTFAFKDFRLDVNPNNYEFSDIDVTQTRLLNQTNDYFTLFDFSAKWDLVPTMLTQNHEKVIKGFMGQTTAFKKSLVKPSITVLGENKGAEEVRYLNGEIGKGQFTFYGGHDPEDYQHAVGDPPTDLNLHPNSPGYRLILNNVLFPAAKKKPQKT from the coding sequence ATGGCCCTTAAAAAAATTTACCTGCTGTTTTTTCTTTTGACCCTTAGTCTCGGTCTCAAAGCCTCTTCCATTCTCATTTTCATGGACGAAGATCAAAAGAACCACCTGAAAGCCTATGGCATTGCTTATTGGAGCATCAAGCAAAAAGCTGATGTGAGCTGGCTTTTAAACTATCGGGGTGGCAGCTTTTTAATTCAATACAATAAAGGAATAGAAGACGAGTGTAAAACCAGGGGTGTTTCTTATCAGGTACTCGCGGATGGAAAGGTGACCGCTATTTTAAATGAGATCAGTGATCCGGAAGTGAATATGGAAGTGGTAAAACTGGAGAAATCGCCTAAAATTGCGGTTTACTCTCCAAAAAGTAAATTGCCCTGGGATGATGCGGTAACCATGGTTCTGACCTATGCAGAGATCCCCTATGATGTGGTTTATGATGATGAGGTATTAAAAGACAAGTTATCCGGTTACGATTGGCTTCACCTCCATCATGAGGATTTTACCGGGCAATACGGACGTTTCTGGAGTGCTTTCCGAAATGCCACATGGTATCGGGATGATGTAAAAAATCAGGAAGCTACCGCAAAGAGAAATGGTTTTAATAAGGTGTCTGAGATGAAACTTGCTGTAGCGAAAAGAATTAAAGAATTCTGTGCAGGAGGAGGTTTTCTATTTGCCATGTGCTCCGGAACGGATAGTTTTGATATTGCGCTGAGTGCGGAAGGAGTGGATATTTGTGAAAGCATGTTTGATGGAGACAGCGCTGACCCACAGGCACAGGCGAAGCTTAATTTCAACAAAACTTTTGCTTTCAAAGATTTCCGCCTGGATGTAAACCCTAATAATTATGAATTTTCTGATATTGACGTTACCCAGACCAGATTACTCAACCAGACCAATGATTATTTTACGCTGTTTGATTTCTCTGCAAAATGGGATTTGGTACCCACTATGCTTACCCAGAATCACGAAAAAGTGATCAAAGGATTTATGGGACAGACTACGGCTTTTAAGAAATCTCTGGTAAAACCCAGCATTACGGTATTGGGAGAGAACAAAGGGGCAGAAGAGGTGCGTTACCTGAATGGGGAAATCGGAAAGGGACAGTTTACTTTTTATGGTGGTCATGATCCGGAAGATTATCAACACGCAGTGGGTGATCCTCCAACGGATCTCAACCTGCATCCCAACTCTCCCGGCTATAGACTGATCTTAAATAATGTGTTATTCCCTGCGGCCAAAAAGAAACCGCAGAAAACTTAG
- a CDS encoding peptidylprolyl isomerase: MSKAIIKTDKGNMTVQFYDQDAPNTVANFKKLASEGFYDGVTFHRVIPNFVIQGGCPNSKDPAKAHLAGTGGPGYKIDCELSGENQFHDRGVLSMAHAGRNTGGSQFFVCHSRDNTAHLDRNHTCFGKVIENVDIVDDIKQGDKIIGIEVIED, from the coding sequence ATGAGCAAAGCAATAATAAAAACAGATAAAGGCAATATGACCGTTCAGTTCTACGATCAGGATGCGCCTAATACCGTTGCTAACTTTAAGAAATTAGCTTCAGAAGGATTTTATGATGGCGTTACTTTTCACAGGGTAATTCCAAACTTCGTTATTCAGGGCGGATGTCCGAATTCTAAAGATCCGGCTAAAGCACATCTTGCAGGTACAGGTGGTCCTGGTTACAAGATCGATTGCGAATTGAGCGGTGAAAACCAGTTCCATGATCGCGGTGTATTGTCTATGGCACATGCTGGTAGAAATACAGGTGGTTCACAATTCTTTGTATGCCACAGCAGAGATAATACTGCCCATTTGGACAGAAATCACACTTGCTTCGGAAAAGTAATAGAAAATGTTGATATTGTTGACGATATCAAACAAGGAGATAAGATTATAGGGATAGAAGTAATAGAAGATTAG
- a CDS encoding DUF5606 domain-containing protein → MNLRGIVAVSGRPGLFKLVGQNKGGYVLESLDAQKVKIVANITTTKLASLEDITVYGEDDDLKLLDVLANIVAAKGNVPDAKADVKELKAFFLEVAPGHDQEKVYTSDMKKIVSWYHLLKDLPLFSEEAPKEGGDHEAVKAEDKVEKKPKATPKPSNAKAPSKTAQPAKKANMTSKKGV, encoded by the coding sequence ATGAATTTAAGAGGAATCGTTGCAGTATCTGGAAGACCAGGTTTATTTAAGCTGGTAGGGCAAAATAAAGGCGGATACGTTTTAGAAAGCCTGGATGCTCAAAAAGTTAAAATTGTAGCCAATATTACTACAACTAAACTGGCTTCATTAGAAGATATCACCGTATACGGCGAAGATGACGATTTGAAGCTATTGGACGTTTTGGCTAATATCGTTGCAGCTAAAGGAAACGTTCCTGATGCAAAAGCTGATGTAAAAGAGTTGAAAGCATTCTTCCTGGAAGTTGCTCCCGGACATGATCAGGAAAAAGTGTACACTTCAGATATGAAGAAAATTGTTTCCTGGTACCACTTATTAAAGGACTTGCCACTTTTCAGTGAAGAAGCCCCTAAAGAAGGTGGAGATCATGAAGCGGTAAAAGCTGAAGATAAGGTAGAAAAAAAGCCTAAAGCTACTCCAAAACCATCGAACGCTAAAGCACCGAGCAAAACTGCTCAGCCTGCTAAGAAAGCGAATATGACCAGCAAAAAAGGAGTTTAG
- the rlmH gene encoding 23S rRNA (pseudouridine(1915)-N(3))-methyltransferase RlmH — MKITLLVVGKTEDKYLIEGIEKYLKRLKHYIGFNLMVIPDVKNTKNLTEAQQKTKEAELILKQVSNLDTVILLDEKGKKYTSILFSNYLNKQMIGSVQHLIFIIGGPYGFDESVYQRANGSMSLSDMTFSHQMVRLFFVEQLYRAFSILKGEPYHHE, encoded by the coding sequence ATGAAAATTACATTACTGGTTGTTGGAAAAACCGAGGATAAATACCTGATTGAGGGGATTGAAAAGTATTTAAAGCGATTGAAGCATTATATCGGGTTCAATCTTATGGTGATACCTGACGTAAAGAACACTAAAAACCTGACCGAAGCGCAGCAGAAGACAAAAGAAGCAGAACTGATTTTAAAACAGGTCAGCAACCTGGATACGGTGATCCTGCTAGATGAGAAAGGCAAGAAATACACTTCGATTTTATTCTCCAATTACCTGAATAAACAGATGATTGGCAGTGTTCAACACCTCATATTTATCATTGGAGGCCCTTATGGCTTTGATGAAAGTGTATACCAAAGGGCCAATGGCAGCATGTCTTTATCCGACATGACCTTCTCCCATCAAATGGTTCGTTTGTTCTTTGTTGAGCAGCTTTACCGGGCATTCAGCATTTTGAAAGGCGAGCCTTATCACCACGAATAA